A window of the Longimicrobium sp. genome harbors these coding sequences:
- a CDS encoding MaoC family dehydratase, protein MRFEEIAAGQAAEFSKTVTETDVVLYAGITGDFNPAHVDAAQAEAGRFGGRIAHGMLSAGFISTVLAMKLPGPGTIYLSQSLRFTRPVRIGDTVTARVEVLEVIAARRRVRLATTVANQRGETVIEGEALVMVP, encoded by the coding sequence ATGCGCTTCGAGGAGATCGCCGCCGGGCAGGCGGCCGAGTTCAGCAAGACGGTGACGGAGACCGACGTGGTGCTCTACGCCGGGATCACGGGCGACTTCAACCCCGCGCACGTCGACGCCGCCCAGGCCGAGGCGGGGAGGTTCGGCGGGCGGATCGCGCACGGGATGCTCTCGGCCGGCTTCATCTCCACCGTGCTGGCGATGAAGCTCCCCGGCCCCGGCACCATCTACCTCTCGCAGAGCCTGCGCTTCACCCGCCCCGTGCGCATCGGCGACACCGTGACGGCGCGCGTGGAGGTCCTCGAGGTGATCGCCGCCAGGCGCCGCGTGCGCCTGGCCACCACCGTCGCCAACCAGCGCGGCGAGACGGTGATCGAGGGCGAGGCGCTGGTGATGGTGCCGTGA
- a CDS encoding PHB depolymerase family esterase, translated as MRRPAVLLLATLAPLAACGRDAPTAAAPQAPARAVLAAAGTWIDGVYNSVYGARYYRVYVPSTYTGASARPLMVMLHGCLQDGYDFAAGTRMNDFAEARGFIVLYPEQGTAYNASDCWNWFYTSNQARGSGEPYVIAGMIDWVKANYLVDSNRVGVAGFSAGAAMATIMACTYPDRVRRLAEVAGVMYKAATTAGGGTSAMMSGSAYDPNTRGTDCWNAMATGGRRVIPALVVHGGSDGTVNVVNAHQTAQQWTQTLDLASDGADNGNVDNTADATVSGTACRSYTQYDYRNSANAQTVVRKYIVSGLGHRWPGGSSAGSYTDACAPDASQLIVDFFGF; from the coding sequence ATGCGCCGTCCCGCCGTCCTGCTCCTCGCCACGCTCGCCCCGCTGGCCGCCTGCGGCCGTGACGCGCCGACCGCCGCCGCGCCCCAGGCCCCGGCGCGCGCCGTGCTGGCCGCGGCGGGCACCTGGATCGACGGCGTCTACAACAGCGTGTACGGCGCGCGCTACTACCGCGTCTACGTCCCCTCGACGTACACCGGCGCCAGCGCCCGGCCGCTGATGGTGATGCTGCACGGCTGCCTGCAGGACGGCTACGACTTCGCGGCGGGGACGCGGATGAACGACTTCGCCGAGGCGCGGGGCTTCATCGTGCTGTACCCCGAGCAGGGGACCGCCTACAACGCCTCGGACTGCTGGAACTGGTTCTACACCTCCAACCAGGCCCGGGGGAGCGGCGAGCCGTACGTGATCGCGGGGATGATCGACTGGGTGAAGGCGAACTACCTGGTCGACTCCAACCGCGTGGGCGTGGCCGGCTTCTCGGCGGGCGCGGCGATGGCCACCATCATGGCCTGCACCTACCCGGACCGGGTGCGCAGGCTGGCCGAGGTCGCGGGCGTGATGTACAAGGCCGCCACCACCGCGGGCGGCGGCACCTCGGCGATGATGAGCGGGAGCGCCTACGACCCCAACACGCGGGGGACGGACTGCTGGAACGCCATGGCCACGGGCGGGCGGCGGGTGATCCCCGCGCTGGTCGTCCACGGCGGCTCCGACGGCACGGTGAACGTGGTCAACGCGCACCAGACCGCGCAGCAGTGGACGCAGACGCTCGACCTGGCCTCCGACGGCGCCGACAACGGCAACGTCGACAACACGGCCGACGCGACGGTGAGCGGCACCGCTTGCCGCTCGTACACGCAGTACGACTACCGCAACAGCGCGAACGCGCAGACGGTGGTGCGCAAGTACATCGTCAGCGGCCTGGGCCACCGCTGGCCGGGCGGCAGCAGCGCCGGCAGCTACACCGACGCCTGCGCCCCCGACGCCAGCCAGCTCATCGTCGACTTCTTCGGATTCTGA
- a CDS encoding PHB depolymerase family esterase, which yields MTRAALLTTALAVTLTNAAAPAAAQDGTFEWATYSGAEGTRRYKLFVPAGRDASKPAPLVVMLHGCTQDPDDFARGTRFNQAAAAAGVLVAWPEQTGTHQPQKCWTWYDPAHQGRGGEPAIIAAITREVIARYNADPARVYIAGVSAGAAMAVNTAAAYPELYAAAGAHSGIAYRAASSVADALGVMRSGPSGVDRLTEALRTALGRRDLPLIVIHGGADPVVSPFNAEQLAHQFAIVADLKGPHLESGTAGGYEVERRWFDDGEGNTMLDLVLVKGLGHAWSGGSPEGTFTDAKGPDATRLILDFLLRHSR from the coding sequence ATGACCCGAGCCGCACTCCTGACCACCGCACTGGCCGTGACGCTGACCAACGCAGCCGCGCCCGCCGCCGCGCAGGACGGCACCTTTGAGTGGGCGACGTACTCCGGCGCCGAGGGAACGCGCCGCTACAAGCTCTTCGTCCCCGCCGGCCGCGACGCGTCGAAGCCCGCGCCGCTGGTGGTGATGCTGCACGGATGCACGCAGGACCCCGACGACTTCGCGCGCGGCACCCGCTTCAACCAGGCGGCGGCCGCGGCGGGGGTGCTGGTGGCCTGGCCCGAGCAGACCGGGACGCACCAGCCGCAGAAGTGCTGGACGTGGTACGACCCCGCCCACCAGGGCCGCGGCGGCGAGCCGGCCATCATCGCCGCCATCACGCGCGAGGTGATCGCCCGATACAACGCCGACCCCGCGCGCGTCTACATCGCCGGCGTCTCCGCGGGCGCGGCGATGGCGGTCAACACCGCCGCCGCGTACCCGGAGCTCTACGCGGCCGCCGGCGCGCACTCCGGCATCGCCTATCGCGCCGCGTCGAGCGTCGCGGACGCGCTCGGCGTGATGCGGTCCGGGCCATCCGGGGTCGACCGGCTGACGGAAGCGCTGCGGACGGCGCTCGGCCGGCGCGACCTGCCGCTCATCGTGATCCACGGCGGCGCGGACCCCGTCGTCAGCCCCTTCAACGCCGAGCAGCTCGCGCACCAGTTCGCCATCGTGGCCGACCTGAAGGGCCCGCACCTGGAGAGCGGCACCGCGGGAGGCTACGAGGTCGAGCGCCGCTGGTTCGACGACGGGGAGGGGAACACAATGCTGGACCTGGTGCTCGTGAAGGGGCTCGGGCACGCCTGGTCCGGCGGCTCGCCCGAGGGCACCTTCACCGACGCGAAGGGCCCCGACGCCACGCGCCTGATCCTCGACTTCCTCCTGCGGCACTCGCGCTGA
- a CDS encoding TonB-dependent receptor: MKSSGTPRRPWRTLLAAAVLALCPALAAAQTGTVRGTVSAPDGDAIRAAQVTVTGTRLLTSTNSLGQFTLTGVPAGTHQLRVSRAGFLAKSQEVTVRAGEETLVAVALDEAPVELDAMVVSASRRAERQSEAPATVTRIGPQVLENVAGNSFVGALKQANGLDYVQVGMTAVAINARGFNSSFNNRMLMLEDGRIAVLPENGLPVGAFSPIPKVDLAGIEVIVGPGSALYGADASNGVLTLQSKDPREYPGTTVEVTGGNRQYADVQFRHAGVAGGWGYKLSGEYNRFDDWENRIRATAAVTSPWERTVGDTAGLNWESDVIRGYGGIVRYLGEGQIELTGGWSRSNGVGQTNVGRNQLVDWTYNVAQLRATFPNFYASVYRTESDAGDSYAVNRYTLARVAPANAALDDEAVRQLSDWPSNGQLYAAEFQNNFRLRPLLNTQFTWGAQYRHDVVSSEREWLTDRLTGEDLEIDQWGVYGQAEIPLAPQFRLLLAGRYDDHENYDPQFSPKAGFLFTPVPGQTLRFFYNRAFKSPSTLQTNFYIPNFSPFIGVFGNRDGFEVRNAAGNPVRTYEPLVPEENQTFELGYKGLVQQRLFVDAAVYYSRYEHFMSPLTVIANPLAGAAATTAYGPDGLPVTSESGQPQVVLTYFNLGEATIYGTDLAASYVFSPRLDATVTLSLLKVDEITGVNTNVPGEVEATAINSPVTKFSVGVNARDMGNWLGGLTMRHVIGYRFNSGINKGTIPTFSTVDVNVGYRLPNLRSQINLGVANLFTCRARDNTFGDTSGCGFGVKHTEMINMPRIGTMIFLGMRYDTR, translated from the coding sequence ATGAAGAGCAGCGGCACCCCGCGCCGACCGTGGCGCACCCTCCTCGCGGCCGCCGTGCTGGCGCTGTGCCCGGCGCTGGCCGCGGCGCAGACCGGCACCGTGCGGGGGACCGTCTCCGCCCCCGACGGCGACGCCATCCGCGCGGCCCAGGTGACGGTGACGGGCACTCGGCTCCTCACCAGCACCAACTCGCTGGGCCAGTTCACTTTGACCGGCGTGCCGGCGGGCACCCACCAGCTCCGCGTGTCGCGCGCGGGCTTCCTGGCGAAGTCGCAGGAGGTCACCGTGCGCGCCGGCGAGGAGACGCTGGTGGCCGTGGCCCTCGACGAGGCGCCCGTGGAGCTCGACGCCATGGTGGTCTCGGCCTCGCGCCGCGCCGAGCGGCAGTCCGAGGCGCCCGCCACCGTCACCCGCATCGGGCCGCAGGTGCTGGAGAACGTGGCCGGCAACTCGTTCGTCGGCGCCCTCAAGCAGGCCAACGGGCTCGACTACGTGCAGGTGGGGATGACGGCCGTGGCCATCAACGCCCGCGGCTTCAACTCCAGCTTCAACAACCGGATGCTCATGCTCGAGGACGGCCGCATCGCCGTCCTCCCCGAGAACGGGCTCCCGGTGGGCGCCTTCTCCCCGATCCCCAAGGTGGACCTGGCGGGGATCGAGGTGATCGTGGGCCCCGGCTCGGCGCTCTACGGCGCCGACGCCTCCAACGGCGTGCTCACGCTGCAGTCCAAGGACCCGCGCGAGTACCCCGGCACCACGGTGGAGGTGACGGGCGGCAACCGGCAGTACGCCGACGTGCAGTTCCGCCACGCGGGCGTGGCTGGCGGCTGGGGCTACAAGCTGTCCGGCGAGTACAACCGCTTCGACGACTGGGAGAACCGCATCCGCGCCACCGCGGCCGTCACCAGCCCGTGGGAGCGCACGGTGGGCGACACCGCCGGGCTCAACTGGGAGAGCGACGTCATCCGCGGGTACGGCGGCATCGTCCGCTACCTGGGCGAGGGGCAGATCGAGCTCACCGGCGGGTGGAGCCGCAGCAACGGCGTGGGCCAGACCAACGTGGGGCGCAACCAGCTGGTCGACTGGACCTACAACGTGGCCCAGCTGCGCGCCACCTTCCCCAACTTCTACGCCAGCGTCTACCGCACCGAGAGCGACGCGGGCGACAGCTACGCGGTGAACCGCTACACGCTGGCCCGCGTGGCCCCGGCCAACGCCGCCCTCGACGACGAGGCGGTGCGGCAGCTCTCCGACTGGCCCAGCAACGGGCAGCTCTACGCGGCCGAGTTCCAGAACAACTTCCGCCTGCGCCCGCTGCTGAACACGCAGTTCACCTGGGGCGCGCAGTACCGGCACGACGTGGTGAGCAGCGAGCGCGAGTGGCTCACCGACCGGCTGACCGGCGAGGACCTGGAGATCGACCAGTGGGGCGTGTACGGGCAGGCCGAGATCCCGCTGGCGCCGCAGTTCCGCCTGCTCCTGGCCGGCCGCTACGACGACCACGAGAACTACGACCCGCAGTTCAGCCCCAAGGCCGGCTTCCTGTTCACGCCGGTGCCGGGGCAGACGCTGCGCTTCTTCTACAACCGGGCGTTCAAGTCGCCCTCCACGCTGCAGACCAACTTCTACATCCCGAACTTCTCGCCCTTCATCGGCGTGTTCGGCAACCGCGACGGCTTCGAGGTGAGGAACGCCGCCGGCAACCCGGTGCGCACCTACGAGCCGCTGGTGCCCGAGGAGAACCAGACCTTCGAGCTGGGCTACAAGGGGCTCGTGCAGCAGCGCCTGTTCGTGGACGCGGCCGTGTACTACTCGCGCTACGAGCACTTCATGAGCCCGCTCACCGTGATCGCCAACCCGCTGGCCGGCGCCGCCGCCACCACGGCGTACGGGCCCGACGGGCTGCCGGTGACCAGCGAGAGCGGGCAGCCGCAGGTGGTGCTCACCTACTTCAACCTGGGCGAGGCCACCATCTACGGCACCGACCTGGCGGCCAGCTACGTGTTCTCGCCGCGGCTGGACGCCACGGTCACGCTCAGCCTGCTGAAGGTGGACGAGATCACGGGCGTGAACACCAACGTCCCGGGCGAGGTGGAGGCCACGGCCATCAACTCGCCGGTCACCAAGTTCTCGGTGGGCGTCAACGCCCGCGACATGGGGAACTGGCTGGGCGGGCTCACGATGCGCCACGTGATCGGCTACCGCTTCAACTCGGGGATCAACAAGGGGACGATCCCCACCTTCTCCACGGTGGACGTGAACGTGGGCTACCGGCTCCCGAACCTGCGCTCGCAGATCAACCTGGGCGTGGCCAACCTGTTCACCTGCCGCGCGCGGGACAACACGTTCGGCGACACCTCGGGGTGCGGCTTCGGGGTGAAGCACACCGAGATGATCAACATGCCGCGCATCGGCACCATGATCTTCCTCGGGATGCGCTACGACACCAGGTAG
- a CDS encoding AMP-binding protein, which produces MSAPVFPRRPDPLRFWRRIAPDRCALVDRSRGGRLTYAELDAGADRWAAVLRALGIGRGDLVAVLAGNRREVVEVFFACGRLGAALLPLNWRLAAAELAPILADARPAVVLGEERFRARAEDALRGADEAPPWIDLDLDVPALLARGGPSAPDVEVGPEDAALVLYTSGSTGKPKGAVLPHRQLFYNAVATTTAWELGPADVAPVSTPFFHTGGWNVFATPLWHRGGTIVLFDAFDADGYLDAVAEEGITVALTVPTMLLMLTESPRWGRALPSLRFFISGGAPCPRSLAAKVRAAGYRFREGYGLTECGPNCFAISDQEALRRPGSVGWPVPMLEMRLEAADGGEAAPGEPGELLLRGPQVFAGYLRSPERTAEVFTGDGWLRTGDLARRDEDGVFTICGRRKEMFISGGENVFPGEVEAALADCPGVAEVVVVGVRDERWGEVGRAFVVPRGEAAPSEAELIAHARSRLAGYKVPKQVVFLPEIPRLGSGKPDRRALQEAAP; this is translated from the coding sequence ATGAGCGCCCCCGTCTTCCCCCGCCGCCCCGACCCGCTGCGCTTCTGGCGCCGCATCGCGCCGGACCGCTGCGCGCTGGTCGACCGGTCGCGCGGCGGACGGCTCACCTACGCCGAGCTGGACGCCGGCGCCGACCGCTGGGCCGCCGTGCTGCGCGCGCTCGGCATCGGCCGCGGCGACCTGGTGGCGGTGCTGGCCGGCAACCGCCGCGAGGTGGTGGAGGTCTTCTTCGCCTGCGGTCGGCTCGGCGCGGCGCTGCTGCCGCTCAACTGGCGGCTGGCGGCGGCGGAGCTCGCGCCGATCCTGGCCGACGCGCGCCCGGCGGTCGTCCTCGGCGAGGAGCGCTTCCGCGCGCGGGCGGAGGACGCGCTTCGGGGAGCGGACGAGGCGCCGCCCTGGATCGACCTGGACCTGGACGTCCCCGCCCTGCTGGCCCGCGGCGGCCCCTCCGCGCCGGACGTCGAGGTGGGGCCGGAGGATGCGGCGCTCGTCCTCTACACCTCCGGGAGCACGGGGAAGCCCAAGGGCGCCGTCCTCCCGCACCGGCAGCTCTTCTACAACGCCGTGGCGACCACGACCGCGTGGGAGCTGGGGCCGGCGGACGTGGCGCCCGTCTCCACCCCGTTCTTCCACACGGGCGGGTGGAACGTGTTCGCCACCCCGCTCTGGCACCGCGGCGGCACCATCGTACTCTTCGACGCCTTCGACGCCGACGGGTACCTGGACGCGGTGGCCGAGGAGGGGATCACGGTGGCGCTCACCGTCCCCACCATGCTGCTGATGCTCACCGAGAGCCCGCGCTGGGGGCGGGCGCTGCCGAGCCTTCGCTTCTTCATCTCCGGCGGCGCGCCATGCCCTCGGTCGCTCGCGGCGAAGGTGCGCGCGGCCGGCTACCGCTTCCGCGAGGGGTACGGGCTCACCGAGTGCGGCCCCAACTGCTTCGCCATCTCCGACCAGGAGGCGCTCCGGCGGCCGGGGAGCGTCGGCTGGCCGGTGCCGATGCTGGAGATGCGCCTGGAGGCGGCGGACGGCGGCGAGGCGGCCCCCGGCGAGCCGGGCGAGCTGCTGCTGCGCGGCCCGCAGGTCTTCGCCGGCTACCTGCGCAGTCCCGAGCGGACGGCCGAGGTGTTCACGGGCGATGGATGGCTGCGCACGGGCGACCTGGCGCGGCGCGACGAGGACGGCGTGTTCACCATCTGCGGGCGGCGCAAGGAGATGTTCATCTCCGGCGGCGAGAACGTCTTCCCCGGCGAGGTGGAGGCGGCGCTGGCGGACTGCCCCGGCGTGGCCGAGGTGGTGGTGGTCGGCGTGCGCGACGAGCGCTGGGGCGAGGTGGGGCGCGCCTTCGTGGTCCCCCGCGGCGAGGCGGCGCCGAGCGAGGCGGAGCTGATCGCGCACGCGCGCTCGCGGCTGGCGGGGTACAAGGTGCCGAAGCAGGTGGTCTTCCTCCCCGAGATCCCGCGCCTGGGCTCGGGGAAGCCGGACCGCCGCGCCCTGCAGGAGGCCGCCCCGTGA